TGTCCGAGGACCGCAGGGAAGACCGACGGGCAGGTGAGTTCCTTCGGTGTCACCTTAGCCAGAGCAAGACAGTCGCGAATTCAGCTGTTTGCTCGGCACGGTTCCCCAGCTCTTTACGTGGCTTGCCCAAAGTCCCACAGCCCATGACTGTCAGCGTCATGAACGGAACCTAGAaggcctggctccagagtccacacCTGGGATTATCAGCACAGTCAGGATTTCATTAAACGTAACGTAGGGTAGTGACCAATGGAGGCTGACCGGGCTCCAGTCGTGACTTTGTCACTCAGCTGTGTCATTCTGGGTACGTTATCGCAggtcagtttccacatctgtaaaatggggatttaaaaaaaaaaaaaaaaaagccctcaccTCAAAAGCATGCTGTGAAGATTGAACGAGTTAATATGCGTGAATTGCTGAGTACGGCGCTTCCTGAACCTTCCTTGTTCGCTCTTGATAGGATTACCAATGCTGCGAGGTATGAactattttgccattttatataTCAAAGCCTTGGAGAGGTTtggtaactttcccaaggtcatgccATGAATAGAGGAAGTGTGGAGAGCAGAGTACAAAGACATCCCACTTGGCCTTGACTCTGGCTTCGTATTTCTTCTACAGCTATTTCCCCAGCACCTCCCCTGTAGTGGGCAGTGTTGGGGACACTGCGGTGAGGGAGACatctccagccctgccctcctgggcctGAGTTTGGGAGTCCCCGAGGGGGCACCTAACCCAGGCTGgaggtcaaggaaggcttcctggaggaggagacatCAGAAAAGCAGAGTGAGAATGAAGAGGAGCTGAGGAAGTGTTGCTGGTAGAAGAAACAGCACGTAGAGTGGCTTTGAGACAAGAAAGCGTAGCCAGTTTAGGAACTGAGAAGTTTCCAAGTTAGAGGAAGGGGAAAGTAGAAAGATTGAAGAAATGTTttgagatgaggtcagagaggtcagcAGAGGCCAGACAGTGAAGAATTTTATCCAGAATGCCATACGGAGTCACTGAAGGGTGTTTTGAGGAAGGGACGGAGGTGGATGGGATCAAACAAGTTCAGGATCATGTGGTTCAGAGAGTTTCATTCATccacccaaggtcacccagaaaGTAAGTAGTAGAATTGGGACTCAGATGCAGGTTGTGTCCAACTCACAATGCATGCACTTAACCACTGGGCTAGATTGTCTGGCGATAACAACAACAATTAATATTGACTGAGAGTTAATGGGTATGCCAGAATTAGATCACACGCAGTTTGTAAGTGAAGGTCAGAACTTTGGACTTTATCTTCAGGGCATTTGGGAGGCGTGAAAGTGTcttaagcaggggagagagagacacgaTCACGTGGGACCCCTGTTCTCCACATGAATCTCAAACCTCATTGTTTCTGTCTGTGCAACGGCCACACTGAACCAGAGCAGAGATGGCAAACATTTTTTCGAGAGTCGTACAAGTGTGTTATTCCtgcattaattcaacaaatatttatcaagcacctattCTGAGGGAGGCGCTGTGGCAGATGCTGGGAATACTGTGGAGAAAAAGCCACCTTCCCTTTTCTTACGGAGCCAGCATTCCAGTTATTGGAGAAAGACACgaacaaacaaccccaaaaccGATCACATACCAGGAGGTGATaagaactgagaagaaaaataaagcatgttaAAAGGATAGGGagttgcggtgcctgggtggctcggtccggttaagcatccaactcttgatttccgttcaggtcgtgatctcacgggttcgcaggttcgagccccaggctGGCCTCCCCGCTGACAGCGCAAAAGCCTACTTgcaagtctgtgtctccctcattccctgcccctcccccgctagcactctctccctcaaaaataaataaacacacgaAAGAGGACAGTAAGTGATGGAAGGGGGTTGCTCTAGATAGTGTAGTCAAGGAGGGCTTCTCTGAGAAGGTGGAagttgagcagagacctgaatcgAGAAATTGTGGCAAGTAGATAATCTGATAGAACACCACTTGAGCCAGAGGAAGCAGTATATGCAAAGGCCCGGAGGCAGGAATGTGCTTAAAGCATCCTTGATTAGAACCTCCGGCAAATTCGCCACTGCGTAAAATTCATACAAGACGAACAGGCTTTGATTGAAAGACTGGAATGGGGCCTGGGGCGGCCTGAGGTGTCTGTGTTGACACTAGAGGAGAGCTCAGGATAATTTATCTCTGAcctaatatttgaaaacaaaaaaacaaacagtaacagCATTGAAGATGCACTGTGCCTGGGGTGATTCAGTTAATCCCTGTGATGGCCCGCAGGGAGAGGTTCTGTTATTGGGTCACTTGGTCCTTTGCCTGCTTACACACgcgcgagcacacacacacacacacacacacacacacacacctttttttacaggtggggaaaccgaggcccaaaGGTtgcaaataaatgattttaaatgtagCAGTGGCCCTTCCGTGACCCCTGTGGGCACGAAGTGTGggccattttctcttctgttgttcAGTAGGCTTAGAAGAACAGTATTCCAGAGTGGCAACCATCGTCACACCCCTCATGAGGGGGACTTACCACTCTTGAGCCCTCAAATGCCTCTTCTCGCATTCACCAGCACTGTGGTGTCTCTCTGGGCCTTAGGTCTCTgcagctgtaaaatgggatgataatggCAGCACataccccttcccctccacccccgcccgcAGGAGAATGGCTGAGAGGACTCACTGAAATAACGTAGGAGGAAAGCATAGCCGCTTCGCCCAGGGCCTGGCCAGGAAAGTGTCCAACAAGTGTCAGCTCTGGTTATCCTCTCTCTCcgtgcctcccccacctcctctgcctGCCTGGTCCAGGGAGGCTGGACCCCCAGCATTGAAGGCTGGAGGGGATTGGCTGTTTCTGCAGCAGGAGAGCAGGGAGATCAGATCTGGCCTAGGAGCAGGAAgcaggcttctctgaggaaggaCTATCTGAACTGGCCAAGAGGCCATGCAAGGGGGATACTCTTAGTAGAGGGAACCTCACGCACACTCTCCCTGAGGCAAGGAAGAGGGACCGAAAGGGGTAAGGGCTAGGGCTTTGTAGCCTTAGGGGCTGGACTGTCCCCCGTGGGTGCTGGGGAGCTGTGGGAGGGTTGCAGCAAGGACCCGGGGCCTGGGGCCCCAATCCGTGCTGACTCCTTGGAAGCCACAGttcttttttcattaaagaaaacattttgtgctGGACATTGTTCTAGGCGCTGGGTAAACAGCAGCGAACAAAACAAAGCCCTGCCTGATGGAGCTGACAtcaggaggaggagacagacaacAAACAGCGACCCCATGCCAGGTGGAGATAAGTGCTAGTAAAAGAAATCAGGTAGGgttaggagagagaagaggacagagacgGGAAATGCTGTCGAGGACAGAAGGTCAAGGAAGATCTTCCCAAGGAGGCTGCGTTTGAgcagaggagctgagagagagggagccaggcagGTGTCTGGGGAAAGATCTTTCCAGGCcaaggaacagcaaatgcaaaggccccaAGGCAGGAGCAGGCGTATTGTGTGTGTGGACCaacaagaaggccagtgtggctggagcctagtgagtgagacagagaagggaaggggtagagatGAGGTCACGGAGCCACTGGAGCAAATTGTGCGGAGCCTTGAGAGCCTCAGGGACTTTGCTTTTAGTCTAAGACGTGAGAGCCCCAGGAAGCTTTTGAGCGGAGAAAGACAACATCTGACTTGTATTTGTTAAAcacctttattgagatacaattcccATACCGTACCGCCACCCCTTTAAAGAGGACAGTGCGGTAGCTTTTAGCATCCTCGtggagttgtgcaaccatcgccactatcaattttagaacattttcgtcACCCGAAAAAGAAACCCCGCATCTCTCAGCCATCACCCCCACCTGGCCCCCCCAGCTccgcccagccccaggcaaccactaatctactttctgtctctggtaGATTTGCCTGTTTGGACATTTCCTATACGTGGATCCTCGGATATGTGGTCCTCTGTGGGTAGCGTAACTGACACGTATATTGTTTGGACCTCTGAGACTTTGGAGGAGGCTGGCGACCCAGTCGAGGAAGCAGTTGCAAAAGTCCCAAGCCGGAAATGCGGGTGGTTGGACTGGGAGGGGCTTGTGGAGGTGGATGGAAGCGGGACGTTGAAATAGTTTGAAGGCAGAGCCAGTGACCATTGTACATGGACAGTGTCTTGGGCGAGAAACAGAGTGAAAGttgtggcccccccccccgcccccagcggcTGGAAGGATGGGGCTGTCAGCAGCAGCGATGGGGGGTGGCGGAGCCGGGAGCGGGATGTGAGAGGGTCAGGAGCTCAGCTCCAGGCAGGAGAGTGTGAGGCAGTACTAGACCATCGAGGGGCTGTGTGGCCGGTACACAGATGGAGGAGAGGTTTCAGGCAAGGCCCGGAAATCTGAAAGCCTCTGTATGCAGACTCTGTCCAAGTTCATGAGCGTGAATGAAGTCTCAGGTGACAGGAGAGGCGTGCGGAAACCCAACAGGCTTGGGGTTGAGGGTTGAACTGGTACAGACCACAGCTGAGGGAGAAATCCCACCACCCGGCCAGAGAGAGCCCGCGgaggtgtgtggtggggggagcgTCCAGATAGTTGGAGGagccttctaaatttttttttttttcaatgtttatttacttttgggacagagagagacagagcatgaacgggggaggggcagagagagagggagacacagaatcggaaacaggctccaggctctgagccatcagcccagagcccgacgcggggctcgaactcacggaccgcgagatcgtggcctggctgaagtcggacgcctaaccgactgcgccacccaggcgccccaggagcctTCTAGAATGTTGGTTCTGCCTGGCTCCAGCAGGGGACCTCCAGGACCCTGTCTCCACCAAGGCTGGCATCAGCCACCGGGTGGTCATTCGCTATATTGTTTTTCTCCCCTGTGTTCTCCTCCGAGGCACCATCCGACTTGGGTTTTGAAAAGATGGCTctggggccagggtggggtgggaggtggaaagGGGAAATCGAGGcacatggtgggggggaggggggtcacgTCACCTTACCTACATCTCTCTCTCCACAGATACACCAGCCCACAGCAAGGGGGGCTCCAGCAGCCCCGAGCAGTGGGCCCGGCCCTCCTGCAGCCCCCAGGAAGGGGGCTGCCCGCCACCCAAGGAGCGTGAGTCCCCGCCCCCTCCGGCCCTGCAGACTGTGCAGCTGCCACGCCTGGCCTTGTCTCCTCCGCCCCCGGCCCCTCCACCGCCACCACCCCAGCCGCCTCAGCAGGTCCACGTGGCACCCTCGTCCCCCAGCCCACCACCtcctccactgccaccacccaCGCCCTCGGCCCCGGACCCCTCCCTGGACTTCCTGCGGGCCCAGCAGGAGACGGCCAACGCCATCCGGGAGCTGGCTGGCACCCTTCAGCAGGGACTGGCCAAACTGAGCGAGGCCCTCAGCGCCCTACTGCCCCTTCTGCCCGGAACCGCCGTCGACAGGctgcccccgcctctgcccccgcccccgcccccgcccccaccccccaggcccctCTTGCCCCCGCCTACCCCGAAAGCGGAGATCACCCCAGAGCCCGTGTCCGTGGTGGCTGCTGTGGTGGACGGAGCGGTGGTAGCAGCCAGGGGGGTGATCATCGCCCCTAGGAGCGAGGAGGCGGGGGCCCCCCGGCCTCCCCcggctccccttcctccccacgaCTCACCCCCACACAAGAGGAGGAAAGGTTTCCCTACACGGAAGAGGCGGGGGCGTTGGAAATCTCCCTGAAATCTGCTGTTGGGTTCGAGCTCCTTCTGCCTgtacctcctccccacccccacccccagcttagCCCAGTGGAGGAGGGCGACGCACCTTCCCCATCTCGGCTGCACCCTGGCTCCCTGCTGCGGGGGGCGCGAGCACCCCACTCCCTATACTAGTTAGTGCCTGATTCTCAGGGGGGCTTGTTGATGggtcccccacccctttctccagTACAGCGCTGTCTGCCTGGCTGCTTCCCTGAACCCTAACTTCTAAGCCATCAATTTCACGTTATTTATTATTGCCCTTTGTGGGTTGCGGAGAGAACCTCTCGGGTCTGCACATGCGTCCCCCTTCCCTAACAGCTCCTGGTCTTGACTTGAAGAGAATTGGCCCGTAGGGGCCTCCTCACCTCCCCAATCCAGACTTTGGAGGGGGTGGGAGTCGCAAGACAAATCAGAATATGGATGACAAAGGATCTAGCAGTCTGTACCCtagggagaggggggcagagttCTCACTGGGGAGATACAGGTTGGGCCCTCTGCCTCCCATTGCCGTCTCTGACTTCCAGAGCTCAACCCCCCTCATTTCTCCCCAGTGGTGACAAGATatgaataaacttatttttaatacaattacTTTGGGCTCTGAGACAGGCCTGGGGTTTCAGCACCTACACCTGTCCCCCtcaccaccctccctcccccgctctccaTGGACCAGTGGCATCCCTTTGAAGTTGGGAGGCTGGTGATtttccagctttttttctttctttctctttctttctttctttctctttctttctttctttctttctttctttctttcttttcttttctttcttctttctctttctttctttctttctttctttctttctttctttctttcttcccttccttccttccttccttccttccttaaagcCATCAGATCCTGTGTTCAAATCTTATTCCAACTTATTCATCCTTCCCATACCAGCCTAAGTGTCCTCTCCTCCAGGAGAGCTTTCTGGATTTCCTCCTCCAGGCTAGGATGGGTCTGCTCAGATTATCTTCCAGTGTCCTCTGTTCTCTAAATGAATACATGCCTTTATCTGTTTAAAGCTGCCCCCCcatacccccacccccttttcatGAAGGCAAgagctggttttcttttttactcccaAACCTGCTGGAAAGCAAAGTAGCCAATAACCACCACCCTGAAATCAGTCACACCTGGCTCCGTCCCTGGTGCTGCCCTGGCCAGCTGTGTGggtctcccttttcctcttctgtaaaatgggcataaaaatgTAGGCGTCTACACCTACATTCTGTGttcatccttcaggtctcagctcaaatatcGCTGCCTCAGGAAAGTCTTTTCTGGCACTCCCTCTCCCCTAgcagtcgggggtgggggggtggggaggggggtgggtagggaggtggggagaatgtAGTTAAATAATCATTTGAGTAAATTTAAGTTGAATGTCTGCCTCCATCACCAGGATGAGCCTTGTCAGGGCAAGGCCTGACGTATCTCAGTCACTGCTGTGTCCTCAGCCTTGCCCAACACAGAAGAGGGTTGCATCTTTGAATTAATGAGCAGCTTAAAAAACAGTTTCCATTTATGTATGCTGTTCCTTTTCTGGGCCAGGCACCATGCTTAACGTTTATATGCGGGTTTTCATTTTAACTTGGAGCTATCCAGCGAAGAGCAACTTCTGCAGCGTCTCTGTCCTGAGAAGAGTAGGGACTTGCCCTAAACTTGCCAGGGGACAATCCCAATTCAGCCCACCTGAAGCCGAACTCTGGCCAGAACTCTTGACTCCCCCAGGAGTGTTTACTGAAGAATGGCTTAAAGGCAATTTTAGGTGATCCCTGAATGGCCtctttagtggttccatacaTAGTGTTAACTTACTTGATTAAAATGTAGCTAGTACATAAAAAAAACCTAGGACTGTGCCCATAATACAGACATACCTCGTTTTATTGCGCTTcgcagatactgcattttttttttttttacgtttgtttattcattttgagagagaaaaggagagagaacacaagcagggaggagcagatagaaaatcccaagcaggctccgcactgtccacgaa
The sequence above is a segment of the Leopardus geoffroyi isolate Oge1 chromosome E2, O.geoffroyi_Oge1_pat1.0, whole genome shotgun sequence genome. Coding sequences within it:
- the LOC123578169 gene encoding myb-related transcription factor, partner of profilin isoform X1; amino-acid sequence: MSPVARRPRPLSAPTPGPGGIGGGVWAAGVGLAARGRRAPASAVRPVPAAPAPPHAPGGRTAASGGAMASAAAGEAEETTRLRKPRFSFEENQILIREVRAHYPQLYGAQSRRVSVAERRRVWDGIAAKINGITSWKRTGQEVQKRWNDFKRRTKEKLARVPHSTQGAGPAAEDAFSAEEETIFAILGPGVAAPGAGAGAEQPSVAASSQPSAASAGTQRYVLSEDRREDRRADTPAHSKGGSSSPEQWARPSCSPQEGGCPPPKERESPPPPALQTVQLPRLALSPPPPAPPPPPPQPPQQVHVAPSSPSPPPPPLPPPTPSAPDPSLDFLRAQQETANAIRELAGTLQQGLAKLSEALSALLPLLPGTAVDRLPPPLPPPPPPPPPPRPLLPPPTPKAEITPEPVSVVAAVVDGAVVAARGVIIAPRSEEAGAPRPPPAPLPPHDSPPHKRRKGFPTRKRRGRWKSP
- the LOC123578169 gene encoding myb-related transcription factor, partner of profilin isoform X2; this translates as MASAAAGEAEETTRLRKPRFSFEENQILIREVRAHYPQLYGAQSRRVSVAERRRVWDGIAAKINGITSWKRTGQEVQKRWNDFKRRTKEKLARVPHSTQGAGPAAEDAFSAEEETIFAILGPGVAAPGAGAGAEQPSVAASSQPSAASAGTQRYVLSEDRREDRRADTPAHSKGGSSSPEQWARPSCSPQEGGCPPPKERESPPPPALQTVQLPRLALSPPPPAPPPPPPQPPQQVHVAPSSPSPPPPPLPPPTPSAPDPSLDFLRAQQETANAIRELAGTLQQGLAKLSEALSALLPLLPGTAVDRLPPPLPPPPPPPPPPRPLLPPPTPKAEITPEPVSVVAAVVDGAVVAARGVIIAPRSEEAGAPRPPPAPLPPHDSPPHKRRKGFPTRKRRGRWKSP